Proteins from a genomic interval of Shewanella seohaensis:
- a CDS encoding DUF3108 domain-containing protein encodes MRTIPTLFVSLALTHSVFAMAAPTPLTPQTAEYQVNYGDIELGKAKYQLPAMEDGIYKYRFDSDLSLLLLTDVRHVLSEFAQDGNQLLPLRYLHERQGVGPNFIEQTAFAKAQGMIHTRYKDEKGKFPFEGDIFDPLMVQLQFRLDISAGKEVLDYKMIKSNELDEYKFHVIGKERMTIESGSYDTVKIEVVRDNNKRQTFFWMAPDLAYLPVRLTHFEKGSKQLDIKLLNYHFDDVPVEAVPAAVEAATVETDVTTEQKVPKLLGTGAN; translated from the coding sequence TTGCGCACAATTCCAACGTTATTCGTGAGTCTCGCACTCACCCACAGCGTATTTGCGATGGCGGCGCCAACGCCTTTAACGCCTCAAACTGCTGAATATCAAGTTAATTATGGTGATATTGAGTTGGGTAAGGCCAAGTATCAACTGCCCGCCATGGAGGATGGGATCTACAAATATCGCTTCGACAGCGATCTTAGCCTGTTATTGCTGACCGATGTGCGCCATGTACTGAGTGAGTTTGCTCAGGATGGCAATCAATTATTACCCCTGCGATATTTGCATGAGCGCCAAGGCGTCGGCCCGAATTTTATCGAGCAAACCGCCTTTGCCAAGGCGCAAGGGATGATCCACACCCGTTATAAGGATGAAAAAGGTAAATTCCCCTTCGAAGGCGATATTTTCGATCCGTTAATGGTGCAGCTGCAGTTTCGTCTCGATATCAGCGCTGGTAAAGAAGTGCTTGATTATAAGATGATTAAATCTAACGAACTCGATGAGTATAAGTTCCATGTGATAGGTAAGGAACGGATGACAATTGAGAGCGGCAGTTACGATACAGTCAAAATTGAGGTCGTGCGGGACAATAATAAACGCCAAACCTTCTTCTGGATGGCGCCGGATTTAGCCTACCTCCCCGTTCGTCTAACGCACTTTGAAAAAGGCAGTAAACAGTTGGATATCAAACTGCTGAATTATCATTTCGACGATGTGCCAGTTGAAGCCGTACCCGCAGCCGTTGAAGCCGCTACCGTTGAAACAGATGTTACGACGGAGCAGAAAGTACCTAAACTCCTCGGCACAGGCGCGAATTAA
- the rhlP gene encoding rhombotarget lipoprotein (RhlP (RHombo-target LipoProtein) is a family of predicted lipoproteins that, in general, co-occurs with a form of rhombosortase, and that has an apparent cleavage site for that enzyme, a GlyGly motif, near the C-terminus.) — MKTKFIALVGALASISILLGGCSAFFNGNTTEKNVVSSSLVEYLYPDDKQREAQQPSIPVLRLPITVGIAFLPSTHWQSEALDSSSQIALLDKVKQSFVKYDFIDRIELIPSTYLKNGKGFSTLQQVARLHDVDVMALVSYDQLLQSSENKASLLYWTIVGMYMVPGNENAIQTFVDTAVFDMRSQKMLFRAPGINQLTDTSTAVSVTNVLREKSAEGFELAVNDMITNLDAELARFKTRVKEEHIATIEHKQGYSGGGSLSLLILSLLGMFAIRRLTICRE; from the coding sequence ATGAAGACAAAATTCATAGCGCTTGTGGGTGCGCTGGCATCAATTAGCATCTTGCTTGGTGGTTGCAGTGCTTTTTTTAACGGTAACACCACCGAAAAAAACGTGGTTTCCAGCAGTCTGGTTGAATATCTCTATCCAGATGATAAACAACGTGAGGCGCAGCAACCCAGTATTCCTGTATTGCGTCTTCCCATCACGGTTGGCATCGCCTTTTTACCTTCCACCCATTGGCAATCCGAAGCCCTCGATAGCAGCTCGCAAATCGCCTTGCTGGATAAAGTAAAACAATCCTTTGTTAAATATGACTTTATTGACCGTATCGAATTAATCCCCAGCACTTACCTTAAAAATGGCAAAGGTTTTAGCACCTTGCAGCAGGTTGCCCGCTTGCACGATGTCGATGTGATGGCACTGGTGTCTTACGATCAACTGTTACAAAGCAGCGAGAATAAGGCTTCACTGCTGTATTGGACCATAGTCGGCATGTATATGGTGCCCGGCAATGAAAACGCGATCCAAACCTTTGTCGATACTGCCGTTTTTGATATGCGCAGCCAAAAAATGTTGTTTAGGGCGCCAGGCATCAACCAACTTACCGACACGTCAACCGCGGTGAGCGTCACAAACGTGCTACGTGAAAAATCCGCCGAAGGCTTTGAGCTAGCGGTAAACGATATGATCACTAACTTAGACGCCGAATTAGCCCGCTTTAAAACCCGCGTGAAAGAAGAACATATTGCGACCATTGAACATAAACAAGGTTATAGCGGCGGTGGCAGTT
- a CDS encoding MGMT family protein, translated as MMRFAKDKSPLYRYLEQDKAITPDETNSTQETQNTLSPMAKIWHIVAMIPPGKVSSYGKVADFAGLPGRARYVSKALKSAPEHLSLPWHRVLNSQGKISFEKHSVSFQEQMELLRIEGVTVNCGKVDLSEFEWQPDMATLVMSIPF; from the coding sequence ATCATGCGGTTTGCAAAAGATAAATCCCCACTTTATCGCTACTTAGAGCAAGATAAGGCCATTACGCCAGACGAAACGAACAGCACACAAGAGACACAAAACACCCTCTCGCCGATGGCGAAGATTTGGCATATTGTCGCGATGATCCCGCCTGGCAAAGTCAGCAGTTATGGCAAGGTGGCCGATTTTGCTGGTTTACCCGGGCGTGCCCGCTATGTGTCAAAGGCGCTCAAATCAGCCCCCGAACATTTATCACTTCCTTGGCATAGAGTACTCAACAGCCAAGGGAAAATTTCCTTCGAAAAGCATTCAGTCTCCTTTCAGGAACAGATGGAATTATTGCGTATTGAAGGCGTTACAGTGAACTGTGGCAAAGTAGACTTGTCTGAGTTTGAGTGGCAACCGGATATGGCAACCTTAGTGATGTCAATCCCCTTCTAG
- the def gene encoding peptide deformylase — protein MAVLDILTIPDERLKRKAQPVKDIEAIQGFIDDLIETMYHTDDGIGLASTQVGSTDAVIVIDLSENRDQPLVLINPEIVEKSGEYVGEEGCLSIPGYRAKVSRFEKVKVTALDRQGKAIEIETDDFLAIVLQHEIDHLHGKVFIEHLSTLKQQIALKKVRKYA, from the coding sequence ATGGCTGTACTCGATATTCTGACAATTCCCGATGAGCGTCTAAAGCGCAAAGCACAACCCGTAAAAGACATTGAAGCGATTCAGGGATTTATCGATGATTTAATCGAAACCATGTACCACACCGACGATGGTATCGGTCTGGCCTCGACTCAAGTGGGCAGTACAGATGCGGTAATTGTGATCGATTTATCCGAAAATCGCGATCAACCCTTAGTGCTGATTAATCCAGAGATTGTTGAAAAGTCTGGCGAATATGTGGGTGAAGAAGGCTGTCTTTCTATCCCTGGCTATCGCGCCAAAGTGAGCCGTTTCGAAAAGGTCAAAGTCACCGCCTTAGACAGACAGGGCAAAGCGATTGAAATCGAAACCGATGACTTTTTAGCCATTGTTTTGCAACACGAAATCGACCATTTACACGGTAAAGTGTTTATCGAACATTTATCGACGTTAAAGCAGCAAATCGCGTTGAAAAAAGTGCGTAAATACGCCTAA